A window from Streptomyces sp. NBC_00271 encodes these proteins:
- a CDS encoding DUF6529 family protein: MTVDPNAATQGFPPPPPPPAHHRPGASRYLVPALVAAAVAIGLGAYGKTHHPAGTAFNLAGFSSTSAVKSWLATAAFAFALVQLVSAFMVYGKLPGPSWAPTLHRWSGRVAFLVAVPVAVHCLYALGYQTYEPRVMWHSLLGCFFFGAFSAKMLLLRSERLPGWLLPLVGGLVFVVLTAIWLTSALWFFRTFGVTT; the protein is encoded by the coding sequence ATGACCGTGGATCCGAACGCCGCCACCCAGGGCTTCCCCCCTCCCCCTCCCCCGCCCGCCCACCACCGCCCCGGCGCATCCCGCTATCTCGTCCCCGCCCTGGTCGCCGCGGCGGTCGCGATCGGCCTCGGCGCCTACGGCAAGACGCACCACCCGGCGGGGACCGCCTTCAACCTCGCGGGGTTCAGCAGCACGAGCGCGGTGAAGTCGTGGCTGGCGACGGCGGCGTTCGCCTTCGCGCTGGTCCAGTTGGTCTCGGCGTTCATGGTCTACGGGAAGCTGCCCGGGCCGAGCTGGGCGCCGACGCTGCACCGCTGGTCGGGACGGGTCGCGTTCCTGGTGGCGGTGCCGGTCGCGGTGCACTGCCTGTACGCGTTGGGCTATCAGACGTACGAACCGCGGGTGATGTGGCATTCGCTCCTGGGTTGCTTCTTCTTCGGTGCATTTAGTGCCAAAATGCTCTTGCTCCGCTCGGAGCGACTGCCCGGCTGGCTGCTGCCCCTGGTCGGAGGACTCGTCTTCGTCGTCCTCACCGCCATCTGGCTGACGTCGGCTCTCTGGTTCTTCCGTACGTTCGGAGTGACGACATGA
- a CDS encoding Rieske (2Fe-2S) protein, whose product MTNPPARRTVLGTGAAFLLAGCSKYGDNNSSSAASPTATTSPIAKPSAGKELAEKSDIPVGGGKVFKEEKVVVTQPKKGEFKAFSAICTHQGCTVNKVADGTIDCPCHGSKYRITDASVVHGPATRPLPGKKITVKGKSIFLA is encoded by the coding sequence ATGACGAACCCCCCGGCCCGGCGCACGGTTCTCGGAACGGGCGCGGCCTTCCTGCTCGCGGGGTGCAGCAAGTACGGCGACAACAACAGTTCGTCGGCAGCTTCCCCGACCGCGACCACCTCCCCGATCGCCAAGCCCTCAGCAGGGAAGGAACTCGCCGAGAAGAGTGACATCCCGGTCGGCGGCGGCAAGGTCTTCAAGGAAGAGAAGGTCGTGGTCACCCAGCCGAAGAAGGGCGAGTTCAAGGCTTTCTCGGCGATCTGCACCCACCAGGGCTGCACGGTGAACAAGGTCGCGGACGGCACCATCGACTGCCCCTGCCACGGCAGCAAGTACCGCATCACCGACGCCTCGGTGGTCCACGGCCCGGCCACGCGTCCCCTGCCTGGGAAGAAGATCACGGTGAAGGGAAAATCGATCTTCCTGGCGTGA
- a CDS encoding nucleotidyltransferase domain-containing protein, with translation MHSDAPVFLVRDHTIYSCVMGSRAFGLATDGSDTDRRGVFLAPTPLFWRFEKPPTHVEGPAEEQFSWELERFCTLALRANPNILECLHSPLVEYVDDTGRELLALREAFLSRRAHDTFARYALGQRKKLDADVRQHGAPRWKHAMHLLRLLMSSRDLLRTGALTIDVGPQREALLAVKRGEVSWPKVEAWMSRLATEADEAATRSPLPAEPDHARVEDFLLRTRRASALRADGEAPRTLQPDPDDERVQGVVRGRSVRQR, from the coding sequence ATGCATTCCGATGCCCCGGTGTTCCTGGTGCGCGACCACACGATCTACTCGTGCGTGATGGGGTCGCGCGCCTTCGGGCTGGCCACGGACGGCAGCGACACGGACCGCCGGGGTGTGTTCCTCGCGCCGACCCCGCTCTTCTGGCGCTTCGAGAAGCCTCCGACACACGTCGAGGGGCCGGCCGAGGAACAGTTCAGCTGGGAACTGGAGCGCTTCTGCACCCTCGCGCTGCGCGCCAACCCGAACATCCTGGAGTGCCTGCACTCCCCTCTCGTCGAGTACGTCGACGACACGGGTCGCGAACTCCTCGCCCTGCGCGAGGCGTTCCTCTCCCGCCGGGCGCACGACACGTTCGCCCGCTACGCGCTGGGTCAGCGCAAGAAGCTGGACGCCGACGTCCGGCAGCACGGCGCCCCGCGCTGGAAGCACGCCATGCACCTCCTGCGCCTCCTCATGAGCTCCCGTGACCTGCTGCGCACCGGCGCGCTGACGATCGACGTCGGCCCGCAGCGCGAGGCTCTGCTCGCGGTGAAGCGCGGCGAGGTCTCGTGGCCGAAGGTCGAGGCCTGGATGTCCCGACTCGCGACCGAGGCGGACGAGGCGGCCACCCGCAGCCCCCTGCCCGCGGAACCGGACCACGCCCGCGTCGAGGACTTCCTCCTGCGCACGCGCCGCGCCTCAGCCCTCCGCGCGGACGGCGAAGCCCCCCGGACCCTCCAGCCGGACCCGGACGACGAACGCGTGCAGGGCGTCGTACGCGGACGGAGCGTCCGGCAGCGCTGA
- a CDS encoding nucleotidyltransferase domain-containing protein produces the protein MIDDVLDIDLAGVVAEQPDPVLFATVSGAHLYGFPSRDSDVDLRGVHLLPTAELVGLREPDETRSRMWDRDGVEMDLVTHDLRKFVRLMLRRNGYVLEQLLSPLVVHTGEAHRELVSLAPGVLTSHHAHHYRGFAATQWRLFEKTGELKPLLYTFRVLLTGIHLMRSGEVQADLRTLVAQVGQAPVYLPDLIAAKAEREHGDADVDHARVAADVERLHGVLDLAQDASALPDAPSAYDALHAFVVRVRLEGPGGFAVRAEG, from the coding sequence ATGATCGACGACGTCCTGGACATCGACCTCGCGGGTGTGGTGGCCGAGCAGCCCGACCCGGTGCTGTTCGCCACCGTCTCCGGGGCGCATCTGTACGGCTTCCCGTCACGCGACTCGGATGTCGACCTGCGCGGTGTGCACCTGTTGCCGACGGCCGAACTGGTCGGCCTGCGCGAGCCGGACGAGACCCGGTCGCGGATGTGGGACCGGGACGGCGTCGAGATGGACCTCGTCACCCACGACCTGCGCAAGTTCGTACGGCTGATGCTGCGGCGCAACGGCTATGTGCTGGAGCAGCTGCTCTCGCCCCTGGTCGTGCACACCGGGGAGGCGCACCGGGAGCTGGTCTCGCTCGCCCCCGGAGTCCTCACCTCCCACCACGCCCACCACTACCGGGGTTTCGCGGCGACCCAGTGGCGGCTTTTCGAGAAGACCGGTGAGCTCAAGCCGCTGCTCTACACGTTCCGGGTGCTGCTCACCGGCATTCATCTGATGCGCAGCGGCGAGGTGCAGGCCGATCTGCGCACGCTGGTCGCGCAGGTCGGGCAGGCTCCGGTGTATCTGCCCGACCTGATCGCGGCGAAGGCGGAGCGGGAGCACGGGGACGCGGACGTCGACCACGCGCGTGTGGCGGCCGACGTGGAGCGGCTGCACGGCGTGCTGGACCTGGCGCAGGACGCCTCAGCGCTGCCGGACGCTCCGTCCGCGTACGACGCCCTGCACGCGTTCGTCGTCCGGGTCCGGCTGGAGGGTCCGGGGGGCTTCGCCGTCCGCGCGGAGGGCTGA
- a CDS encoding ADP-ribosylglycohydrolase family protein codes for MTTTPTLAKHAATGSLLGLALGDALGFPTEFNDVPSILAKFGPWREMKLPRPAIVTDDTQMTLALGRGLRTAMDRGLLTPLRMERPVREEFVDWYQSPDNNRAPGRTCLVACNLLKTEGRPWQEASQIGSKGCGANMRVAPVGLVRGLSDEQRSGAAQLQAALTHGHPTALAASDLTAHAVWLLAGGAEPTELIGLLRSYAQENRGRYLSRWLGDLWTRSQDPTPEHFIERGWDECLEVLDRLQDAVRTASPESDPCLATGAGWIAEEALATGLLCFLQFVDEPVTALRRAACTSGDSDSIACLTGAFAGAHHGSDAWPTEWADRIEYQSDLMSLGALWDA; via the coding sequence ATGACCACCACCCCGACGCTCGCGAAGCACGCCGCCACCGGATCCCTGCTCGGCCTCGCCCTCGGCGACGCGCTGGGCTTCCCGACCGAGTTCAACGACGTCCCCTCGATCCTGGCCAAGTTCGGCCCCTGGCGGGAGATGAAGCTGCCGCGGCCCGCGATCGTCACGGACGACACGCAGATGACGCTGGCGCTGGGGCGGGGACTGCGTACGGCGATGGACCGCGGCCTGCTCACACCGCTGCGGATGGAACGGCCGGTGCGCGAGGAGTTCGTGGACTGGTATCAGTCGCCCGACAACAACCGCGCGCCCGGCCGCACCTGCCTCGTGGCCTGCAACCTCCTGAAGACCGAGGGCCGGCCCTGGCAGGAGGCCAGCCAGATCGGCTCCAAGGGGTGCGGGGCCAACATGCGAGTGGCGCCGGTCGGGCTCGTACGGGGGCTGAGCGACGAACAGCGTTCGGGCGCCGCGCAGTTGCAGGCCGCGCTCACCCACGGCCATCCCACCGCGCTCGCCGCCTCGGACCTCACCGCCCACGCCGTGTGGCTCCTCGCCGGAGGCGCCGAGCCGACCGAACTGATCGGCCTCCTGCGCTCGTACGCCCAGGAGAACCGCGGCCGCTACCTCTCCCGCTGGCTCGGCGACCTGTGGACCCGGAGCCAGGACCCCACACCGGAGCACTTCATCGAACGCGGCTGGGACGAGTGCCTGGAGGTCCTCGACCGCCTTCAGGACGCCGTGCGCACCGCTTCGCCCGAGAGCGACCCGTGCCTGGCCACCGGCGCGGGCTGGATCGCCGAGGAGGCGCTCGCCACCGGACTGCTCTGCTTCCTGCAGTTCGTCGACGAGCCCGTCACCGCGCTGCGCCGCGCGGCCTGCACCTCCGGCGACTCCGACTCCATCGCCTGTCTGACGGGCGCGTTCGCCGGCGCCCACCACGGCTCCGACGCCTGGCCGACGGAGTGGGCCGACCGCATCGAGTACCAGAGCGACCTCATGTCGCTGGGGGCGCTCTGGGATGCCTGA